In Acomys russatus chromosome 26, mAcoRus1.1, whole genome shotgun sequence, a genomic segment contains:
- the Mvd gene encoding diphosphomevalonate decarboxylase, whose translation MDSETPQDLVVTCTAPVNIAVIKYWGKRDEALILPINSSLSVTLHQDQLKTTTTAAISRHFTEDRIWLNGREEDVTQPRLQACLREIRRLARKRRSTGDGDALPLSLSYKVHVASVNNFPTAAGLASSAAGYACLAYTLARVYGVEGDLSEVARRGSGSACRSLYGGFVEWQMGEQADGKDSVARQIAPEWHWPQLRVLILVVSAEKKHMGSTVGMQTSVETSTLLKFRAESIVPERMKEMTRSIRERDFQAFAQLTMKDSNQFHATCLDTFPPISYLNDTSRRIIQLVHSFNTHHGQTKVAYTFDAGPNAVIFTLDDTVAEFVAAVRHIFPPAANGDKFLKGLQVAPVLLSDELKAALAMEPRPGSVQYVIATQVGPGPQVLEDSHVHLLGPDGLPQRGP comes from the exons ATGGACTCGGAAACCCCTCAGGACCTAGTCGTCACCTGCACCGCGCCGGTCAACATCGCGGTTATCAAGTACT GGGGGAAGCGAGATGAAGCACTGATCCTGCCCATCAACTCCTCTCTGAGTGTCACGCTGCACCAGGACCAG CTGAAAACCACCACAACTGCTGCCATCAGCAGGCACTTCACAGAGGACCGCATCTGGCTGAACGGTCGAGAGGAGGATGTGACGCAGCCCCGGCTCCAAGCCTGCCTGAGGGAGA TTCGCCGCCTGGCTCGGAAGCGGAGGAGCACAGGGGACGGGGATGCGCTGCCCCTCAGCCTCAGCTATAAGGTGCACGTGGCCTCGGTGAACAATTTCCCCACTGCTGCAGGCCTGGCTTCCTCAGCAGCAGGCTATGCCTGCCTAG CCTATACCTTGGCGCGGGTCTACGGGGTTGAGGGAGACCTCTCTGAAGTGGCTCGGCGGGGCTCCGGCAGCGCATGCCGCAGTCTCTATGGAGGCTTCGTGGAGTGGCAGATGGGAGAACAGGCGGACGGGAAGGATAGCGTCGCCCGGCAGATAGCCCCAGAGTGGCACTGGCCCCAACTCCGAGTCCTCATTCTTGTG GTAAGTGCCGAGAAGAAGCATATGGGCAGCACGGTGGGCATGCAGACCAGCGTGGAGACCAGTACTCTGCTCAAG TTCCGGGCTGAGTCCATTGTGCCTGAGCGCATGAAGGAGATGACCCGCTCCATCCGAGAGCGGGACTTCCAGGCCTTTGCCCAGCTGACCATGAAGGACAGCAATCAGTTCCACGCCACCTGCCTCGATACCTTCCCGCCCATCTCCTACCTCAATGACACTTCCAGGCGTATCATCCAGCTAGTGCACTCCTTCAACACACACCACGGGCAGACGAAG GTGGCGTACACATTTGACGCCGGCCCCAACGCTGTGATCTTCACCCTGGATGACACTGTGGCTGAGTTTGTGGCAGCTGTAAGACACATCTTTCCCCCTGCAGCAAACGGAGACAA GTTTCTGAAGGGGCTGCAGGTGGCGCCTGTTCTTCTCTCTGATGAGCTGAAAGCTGCGCTGGCTATGGAGCCCAGGCCTGGCAGTGTCCAGTACGTCATCGCCACTCAG gtCGGACCAGGACCTCAAGTCCTAGAGGATTCGCATGTTCATCTGCTGGGCCCAGATGGCCTGCCACAGCGGGGCCCTTGA
- the Snai3 gene encoding zinc finger protein SNAI3: protein MPRSFLVKTHSSHRVPNYGKLETQREANGSCSACKELVGSRHLPAKEALSMPSDPLQPGDSTSAIACISLPLQLHRGEALGTSGPEAQETSWVGPRTGQAPSVPLKDSFNLPPLLVLPTRWPPILGPDGALGEHLRAVGPSRVPGSFECTHCHRPYYTLAGLARHQQLHCHLPTGRTFTCRYCDKEYASLGALKMHIRTHTLPCICKVCGKAFSRPWLLQGHIRTHTGEKPYTCPHCSRAFADRSNLRAHLQTHAGTKKYQCTVCFKAFSRMSLLARHEEAGCCPGP, encoded by the exons ATGCCACGCTCCTTCCTGGTGAAAACGCACTCCAGTCACAGGGTCCCCAACTACGGGAAACTGGAGACACAGAGAG AAGCTAATGGCTCCTGCTCTGCCTGCAAAGAGCTGGTGGGGTCCCGCCACCTACCAGCCAAGGAGGCCCTTTCCATGCCCAGTGACCCGCTACAGCCCGGGGACAGCACCTCTGCCATTGCCTGCATCTCTCTACCTCTTCAGCTGCATCGTGGGGAAGCTCTGGGAACCTCTGGGCCAGAAGCCCAGGAAACCAGCTGGGTGGGCCCTCGGACTGGCCAGGCCCCCAGTGTGCCCCTCAAAGACAGCTTCAATCTGCCTCCACTGTTGGTGCTGCCAACACGGTGGCCGCCAATCCTGGGCCCAGACGGGGCTCTAGGTGAACATCTGAGGGCTGTGGGACCATCGCGAGTCCCAGGTAGTTTTGAGTGTACCCACTGCCACAGGCCCTATTACACATTAGCTGGCCTGGCCAGGCACCAGCAGCTGCACTGCCACCTGCCGACTGGGCGCACCTTCACCTGTAGGTACTGTGACAAGGAGTATGCCAGCCTGGGTGCCCTCAAGATGCACATCCGCACCCACACGCTGCCTTGCATCTGCAAAGTGTGCGGCAAGGCCTTCTCCAGGCCCTGGCTGCTCCAGGGCCACATCCGCACCCATACAG GTGAGAAGCCCTATACTTGTCCTCACTGTAGCAGGGCCTTCGCTGACCGCTCCAACCTGAGGGCCCATCTGCAGACTCACGCTGGGACCAAGAAGTACCAGTGCACTGTCTGCTTCAAGGCCTTTTCCCGAATGTCTCTCTTGGCGCGGCATGAGGAAGCTGGCTGCTGCCCTGGCCCCTAG